In Papaver somniferum cultivar HN1 chromosome 1, ASM357369v1, whole genome shotgun sequence, a genomic segment contains:
- the LOC113338367 gene encoding ABC transporter E family member 2-like, whose amino-acid sequence MFLSWKEQPIVSPKAIKRFILYAKKTAFVVEHDFIMATYHVGRVTVFEGRPSIDSTANAPQSLLTGMKLFLSQLDITFRCDPTNFRPGINKLESTKDKEQNAVGTFYYLN is encoded by the exons ATGTTTTTGTCTTGGAAAG AGCAGCCTATTGTTTCACCAAAAGCCATTAAGAGGTTTATCCTTTATGCAAAGAAGACTGCTTTTGTCGTTGAGCATGATTTCATAATGGCGACATATCATGTTGGTAGGGTGACTGTGTTTGAGGGGAGACCATCTATTGATTCTACTGCCAATGCTCCCCAGTCTTTGTTAACAGGGATGAAGCTTTTCCTATCT CAATTGGATATCACATTTAGATGCGACCCTACAAATTTCAGGCCGGGGATTAACAAGTTGGAATCCACAAAAGACAAGGAGCAAAATGCTGTTGGGACCTTTTATTACCTCAACTAA
- the LOC113318717 gene encoding uncharacterized protein LOC113318717 isoform X1 codes for MEEVILRYMRRRRDALHPPRYDNVTGRDAEILYQVLAQELHDLQTERGLGREVTKRNRRQVRAKNEELKQVLNFLKEQSGRRLQWQREEAQQRMTYLQNEDGQYVRSLAISNDMLARNEQRERDVKIMAINMDTLAENDKMVIREMKNEIMIRHGHSQRC; via the coding sequence ATGGAGGAAGTTATTTTAAGATATATGCGACGACGAAGAGATGCGTTACATCCTCCACGCTATGACAATGTTACTGGTCGAGATGCTGAAATCTTGTATCAGGTCTTGGCGCAAGAGTTGCATGATTTGCAAACTGAGAGGGGTCTAGGCAGAGAGGTGACCAAACGAAATAGACGCCAGGTAAGAGCGAAAAATGAAGAACTGAAGCAGGTGTTAAATTTTCTTAAAGAACAAAGTGGACGAAGGTTACAATGGCAAAGAGAAGAAGCTCAACAAAGGATGACTTATCTTCAAAACGAGGATGGTCAGTATGTTAGATCTTTAGCAATCAGCAATGACATGTTAGCAAGAAACGAACAACGAGAAAGAGACGTGAAGATAATGGCCATTAATATGGATACATTGGCTGAGAATGACAAGATGGTCATTagagaaatgaaaaatgaaattatGATTCGTCATGGCCATAGCCAGCGCTGTTGA
- the LOC113318717 gene encoding heterogeneous nuclear ribonucleoprotein A2 homolog 2-like isoform X3 gives MGFGFITFNSEEAVENVMQKRFHELNDKVVEVKRAVPKDVSNNGHNGGYNMRINGERGGSLFLGGEGACRPNRGAVKGSMASKPKKLALSDGSASGKGHAKRNTPVYRPVSATKPLKLDIKDLPIDELIDEDVSSDSTAKGVQTHTGELWRKLF, from the exons ATGGGTTTTGGTTTTATCACTTTTAATTCTgaggaagctgtagagaatgtaATGCAGAAGAGGTTTCATGAGTTGAATGACAAAGTAGTTGAGGTTAAGAGAGCTGTTCCTAAAGATGTGAGTAATAATGGTCACAATGGTGGTTATAATATGAGAATTAACGGCGAAAGAGGAGGATCTCTTTTTCTTGGTGGAGAAGGTGCTTGCAGGCCAAATCGGGGTGCAGTTAAGGGTTCAATGGCATCAAAACCGAAAAAACTGGCCTTGTCAGATGGTAGTGCTTCTGGTAAAGGGCATGCAAAGCGCAACACACCTGTGTATCGTCCCGTGAGCGCAACTAAACCATTGAAATTGGATATCAAGGACCTTCCGATTGATGAACTcatagatgaagatgtttcatcaGATTCAACAGCAAAGGGGGTCCAAACACATACAG GTGAACTATGGAGGAAGTTATTTTAA
- the LOC113318717 gene encoding heterogeneous nuclear ribonucleoprotein A2 homolog 2-like isoform X2: MGFGFITFNSEEAVENVMQKRFHELNDKVVEVKRAVPKDVSNNGHNGGYNMRINGERGGSLFLGGEGACRPNRGAVKGSMASKPKKLALSDGSASGKGHAKRNTPVYRPVSATKPLKLDIKDLPIDELIDEDVSSDSTAKGVQTHTGACGHDAEMVW; the protein is encoded by the exons ATGGGTTTTGGTTTTATCACTTTTAATTCTgaggaagctgtagagaatgtaATGCAGAAGAGGTTTCATGAGTTGAATGACAAAGTAGTTGAGGTTAAGAGAGCTGTTCCTAAAGATGTGAGTAATAATGGTCACAATGGTGGTTATAATATGAGAATTAACGGCGAAAGAGGAGGATCTCTTTTTCTTGGTGGAGAAGGTGCTTGCAGGCCAAATCGGGGTGCAGTTAAGGGTTCAATGGCATCAAAACCGAAAAAACTGGCCTTGTCAGATGGTAGTGCTTCTGGTAAAGGGCATGCAAAGCGCAACACACCTGTGTATCGTCCCGTGAGCGCAACTAAACCATTGAAATTGGATATCAAGGACCTTCCGATTGATGAACTcatagatgaagatgtttcatcaGATTCAACAGCAAAGGGGGTCCAAACACATACAG GTGCTTGTGGCCATGATGCGGAAATGGTGTG GTGA
- the LOC113272057 gene encoding heterogeneous nuclear ribonucleoprotein D-like, whose protein sequence is MEESVSRALMESDFVETKVLEALIGAFSSTFSLREIASAYCKAGCNPDMAAQILYDGAEKLNKNYSNAALVVSTTQCETSCISSSASCEGVAHKTNCADNRNSMASKATKMAVSIGCASGVIGFKGFKTGKPALSAGSASGEGYVMRNTPADGPVSTNEPLEWDMKDLPIDELIDEDVSSDSTAKEDQMHTEPGKIFVGGMSWDTDEATLKDHFNKFGEVVETNILIDRTTGCSRGFGFVRFSDKSVADKVLLEKHVILGKKVDVGKVVLKHNNPCDRKGFNKSNGNNGQFRTKKFL, encoded by the exons atggaagaaTCTGTCTCTAGAGCATTAATGGAGTCTGATTTTGTGGAAACTAAAGTATTAGAAGCGTTGATTGGTGCGTTTAGTTCAACATTCTCTCTTAGAGAGATAGCTTCTGCTTATTGCAAAGCTGGTTGTAACCCAGACATGGCAGCTCAAATTCTTTATGATGGTGCTGAAAAGCTAAACAAGAACTACTCTAATGCTGCCCTTGTCGTTAGCACAACTCAATGCGAAACAAGTTGTATATCATCATCAGCTTCGTGTGAAGGTGTTGCTCACAAGACAAATTGTGCAGATAATAGGAACTCTATGGCATCAAAAGCGACAAAGATGGCTGTTTCAATTGGTTGTGCTTCTGGTGTTATCG GGTTCAAAGGTTTCAAAACCGGAAAGCCGGCCTTGTCTGCTGGTAGTGCTTCTGGTGAGGGATATGTGATGCGCAACACACCTGCAGATGGTCCCGTGAGTACAAATGAACCATTGGAATGGGATATGAAGGACCTTCCGATTGATGAACTcatagatgaagatgtttcatcaGATTCAACAGCAAAGGAGGACCAAATGCATACAG AACCAGGGAAGATTTTTGTGGGTGGAATGTCATGGGATACCGATGAAGCTACTTTGAAAGATCATTTTAACAAGTTTGGTGAAGTGGTGGAGACTAATATTCTGATAGACAGGACTACAGGTTGTTCAAGAGGTTTTGGGTTTGTTCGCTTCTCAGATAAATCTGTAGCTGATAAAGTTCTTTTAGAAAAACATGTCATTCTTGGAAAAAAGGTAGATGTGGGAAAAGTAGTGCTAAAGCATAATAATCCTTGCGATCGAAAGGGTTTTAATAAGAGTAACGGTAATAATGGTCAGTTTAGGACAAAGAAATTTTTGTAG